The Erpetoichthys calabaricus chromosome 6, fErpCal1.3, whole genome shotgun sequence genome includes the window gtttatttgacagcatgtagatcagggtaattacattcacggcattcgtagtctgtgtcacaatctgattgtatgggtggttacctaccaggtaacgcttgtggttggccagcaatctgctaacatctgccacggtgccctcagtttgtgaggagcagatcatagattCCCGCgaaggagtgcagtggagtgtgtacacctgatgagcccagaatgagggcgaaacaagtgtcgtgtactctttgcatttatttgacagtaaactatttttcaaccattctatgatctgctcctcacaaactgagggcaccgtggtggatgttagcagattgctggccaaccacaagcgttacctggtaggtaaccacccatacaatcagattgtgacacagactacgaatgccgtgaatatatatatatgtatataatccacaaagggagaaaatgaatcatgtatcttaaaatcaaaggaatcaaaggcaatatatagcaaattaaAAAGTGGGGGGGGGTGCAGATTAGTAAATAactttttatctccattctgcatgtaAACATGAGATTACAAATTTTtcacagccatcactacaaactacatgaggtaatTAACATATGCATAGAATAAAAtctcatttttgggtggagtattcatttCCTTTAGGATTAAAATGGCGTGAGATAGCAAATTTCTATTTTGATACCCTTGTTATGTTTCTCGTggcaaattaatttttatacaatATCATTGAACATTGACAAATTAggcatatttttctctttattttgcaaatatcaAGATTCACAATAGTGCAAAATAGAAGCATATTGCCATCATGTGATATACTGTTACATGCAGGTAAAGCTCGTTTCCTAAAAAATATTTGGCTTAATAATAGCTGTTTTAATCTTGTCCCCATTGATgcgtatttaaaatgaaaaaatgcataaattgaGGGATTATTTTTGAGTCTTACTAGCCATATATTTTTCACATACTTTtatcattttctaacatttaaaaGCTGCATTCATTTTAAGAAGTGCTGTGTCACCTTTAACACACACTTGATATTTTAGTGCACATCATCATCGTGACAGCAGTAAAAGCGGACATCATTTAGAGCAGTGTCATCGTTCAGGAAGCCTTGTGGAGACTCCTGCCTTGTTTGTATGCCGCAGATGCCTGTCCCACAGAAATTGCTTTGAATCCCCCAGTTTCCCCGATTTCCTCCTAGGCCTAGAAGGATTTCATAATTCGAACATGTGAACATGATATTGTTAGCTGCTGTGTCATCACCATATCCTTGAGGTGGCTGTActtgcaaaacaaaacctctaagGAAACCGCTGTGGCACCATCGTGACTTTGTCCATGATCcccatctgaaaagaaaaaacaaatgtcaagCGTATGCACCTTCTTGGTTGGTATAAGTTTAAAACAATGATCATGAACAGGACAAAATTCACAGCAATTTAAATTTCTTTGTTATGACACATTATAGTTAAGAGAGTAAAGGAAACTAAAGCAGGACCAAGAATGAATGGTCCACCATACAACACACTCATGAGCATCCATAGGTTCTTTCTGAGTAAATTTGGAGTAACCAATCCATCTAACATGTACATTTTTGCATTATGTGGTTAAAATCATAGTACCACAGAAAATCTGGTGGTGGGTTAAGCCACCCTAGAAATGCCAAAGCTACTGCACAGCCTCACATAGCCAAAAAAAGGGACACTTGATGTAACATTACAATATATACCAAGATAGAATGAACTAGTTTAGTTTAACAATTAGTGTGTATTCGGCCAGGCTGCAGATCTCTGGTCCTCAGTGATCCAAGAGCCAATCAGACTGAGTGCTTATGTCACATGACTTACCGAGCAAACTGTGCAACACAACACACCAATATTATGATACGCCTGCTACAAGACATGCCTTCTTGAAAGTCACCATTACCCCTGAGTAAGTTAATGCTCCCAAAACCACCACAGATTAAGGATGTTTAATGAGAACACTACACAAGGTACACCTTGAAATGAACATATTGAAAAAGATGCAAATAAATGGCTGTATCGCTCAACACCAGTGATATGTAATGCAAAGTCTGGTAAATGTCATTGAAAGTATAAGACTTGACTGGCTCATTAATGGAACTTCTGCAGCAAAACTCTACTGATTTTTTCTGTGGGTGTGGGCTATAGGAAATGcctcataaaattacaaatatacacCACAAGCTAGCCATAGCTGTTCCCTCATCATGTTGCATGGCCGATGCCTCAGTTCATTCTCCCATTGTCTTATTGTAACTCTCTGTCTGTGATATTTACCAATAACGTAGTGTAACAgttagaggcactgtcgaccccttgaaccctcagaccagacgtcagacaccaggtaaaagtccaaagatgaatatttattataataataaagtgcacaaagcaccaccactccactatactcaataataaatcaataatcaaataacaataaccaatcctccactctcccagacgcttagccaccctgcctcccaactcagctcgccatctgggatttcccatggtccttttatagtccctgacccggaagtgtttctgttcctcagtccatgtgacttctaccacttctgggtcaggtaaaaacttcttttcttcatcagcactttatttcttccaaccatgtgactggaaTTTACTTCCggactgtatggaaaataaatgtcgctgtgtctccctgcagcgttccCTGGcgaccccgacgttatccagcagggccgtgtattaaaactccatagtccatgatgccctgctggaattcggggcatctccacattgcaaggagggctccatctagtggcctgggggtattggccaggatgaacggccggccatattccacagtaGTCATCATCTTCTGCACGGGGctcctactgtatttatttccTACTCTGAATGTCTCTTTCTGTATTCTttccatgtttaaaaaatgtagcacAAAATTCCTGAAACCTGCAGAATACAGTGCTCCCTGTTAAAGCTTAATGGGTGGCTGTCATTTATACACCCAGCATGTTCAATCATCAGGACTCTCCTATAGTTGCCACACTATTATTACCTAGCAGCGACACATTATAAATCATCAGGACTGTCCTATAGTTGCCACACTATTATTACCTAGCAGCGACACATTATAAATGTGTTTTTCGCAcatttcaaagtgaaaatagttttcttttgtttaaatatacatAAAGTTGTATCAGACTGGGGACAATTCACCGAGAGTATGAACTGGCGTTCTAACATGCAAATAAGCAGCTTCATGTTGTGTTTGCCTGCTGTCGGAGTTTTTACAGCTCCGTCTTGTGATGCTTCACCTTCCCACTTTAGTGCATTCATGTGAACTTCTGGTTGGACTATTTGGAGAAACTCAAAgttgtttttgatttgtaatttgttaagataacttgtttttttttttaaaaatacagagcaAGCTAAACATATCAAATATTTATAACTTTTCTGCAAATGCAATTCGAccacaaaaattacatttctggTTGACcatattgtattttgtaatttatttaatttactaaggTGAAAGGTTAGTGTTATATCACAACTCAGAGAAGTCGGCTAGCTTTGCTTTTTCTCAATTATCTGACTTGTAGCGATGAGTTTATGGGGCATTCTTGTGGAATCTCCAACCCTGAAACCCGTATTTACCTTCTGTCTGACAGCATGAGAACAGCGGCATCAGAGCCAGCTGCAGAGGAGCCTATAAAAAAATGCATACCTGACATATTGATATATTTCAGACAGGGCTCCCGCTGGCAGGGGTTTAATTGTCCCATTTATgtctgttgtgtttattttttacatacaaattgctgttcatttagtttctttatatcactagggggcttcgccccctgctcgcttcgctcgccaacccccgtatttggttttctggatacactcttttaagattgttttttctttgaattgttgctatttcattagtttcacttttatttcagaacttctgtaaaaacaatatttgtaatcttgcgagtcccaatatgctgaatctttttaatgaggtcaggataggtttctctgtttggaatttcagcacagacaaaacgatcgacatcatcataaatttttttttacaaagtaacaaagtaagtagagttctgcattggactcctgtctgtaaagttgtgctattttcctctcacatttccaaaagtacatggggttaccaaggtgataccctagcttttgtctaggtttttgtacaagggctagacagaacgtttttgactcctggtgtaaatttatgtttttaaataagcagacagataaatatatatacattaacaaagtaacaaataaatgcatgtgcggtaaactccgtttttgaaattcttaagatTCTTTATCTGTCACATGCAtaaaggacaacacgcagtgaaatgcatcctgatccgcttatcaaaaactgtgcaaagttagaagaatatcagttagattaacaaaaagtcatagatcgaaagataacagtatagtagaacataataaataagtaaaattatgtgaataaagtagaattacgTGTCAacgtgcaatagtgtagtaattattgtgcaaaaccaaagttagactggtgcatagttaaatgaggcagtttgtttgtttgcactactgcaatctttacttttttatattttcaaattttcctactttcatatcctttaactttctccacatgtgtatagcgccaacgtttttttttttttttttttgagcctttctaatttcactggtctcatagtctctaacctctgcatgtgtttagcgccaacgtttgtaaacgtctctatgaagttctactttgtcttttactcactgtcatttaattctgagccggataggacgtgctttttttttcaattccacttgttctgggctgataattactttccttattttctgaatttgcacctcgattattcttttttgctcttttttctgtccaacacatttgagtctcttttctccgtgtttttctttcttcttcgtttaattgtcgacgtttcatttctaccctattcatttcatttctaccctattcatttctaccgtattgacctgatacactttatatgcactgagccctggagctgtgtgcgctgcatgactgcctttacactactgatttgttttttttgatattgcttgtaagtagggtgtgtcttgcaagactctcgttctatgttcccgtgagacgcaccgtggcaggtctctttcatctcgcgggtctttaaattatcttccgagaaagatcacgtatcgtagactatcaggacaggggacaggatttctttttataatagatagaaagtatCTTCTGctatattccttgtgttttgtgggtggtcaaCTGCCCTTCACTGCAAgaaactgccctcagccctataaagactgaggaaaacccacagttccttgcagttcattgaatgtacAGGCTTTGATGAgtgttttttgtgatttctgtgctttcttgtgaatatttttacatttttttaaccttttgctctgtttttgactccaCCTGCTGAATTGTATATTGAGGTGCCAGGATTGCCTCTGccttttcaggcaactccttttgttACAATGCTTTTTTGAACAATACACCTTTCTATTTTTAAAGATTCAATGTTTTTCCTTGTTGAGACTAGCCAGGGTTTGGCTGTTTTTCCCCCCTGTAGTGAGCATTTTAGAAATAATTTGAGACTTTGTAATTATGAACAGCTTCCAAACACATAAGCTGTGAAGCAACAGCAAGCCATCCTTCTAAGGACAGCATGAGGGATGGCCAGCATCCTTACTCGGCTGGGACGCCCTTGAGATGAAAGGACAGGAGAAGacagcatgcacagggcattgtctTCCTCAGAATGCTAAATGGCAGCCCCCGTCGGTTGCAGCGGTGCCGttgtttcccacagggcatcataggAGTTGGGGTTTGTCGGTTCAACTCTGTTGAATTTTGTGGGTGCTGCCAAAGGGTTCTGCAgagactggggagccctactttaATGGGATctcacctcacccagaagtgtttctgaacTACAGCTTCGGAACACCGGAAGTGCTTTCTGCCTCCCCTGCCTGACACTTTTctcagagccagagttgggaggaaggaggacaaagcttacatggaggagtggaggcagtgaccaggacagagagaaaagaagaagacagaTTAGCAAAGTACTGTATTGTGGAGTATTACTGTGCATTTCTGTACTTGTGGATGTGGCGTGGGAAACGCTTAAGGGAAGAGTTTCGCACAAGTAAAACtctctttgtgtttttatacCGGTGTCCAAGcctttgtgtcaggtgtttggggggCTGGAGTGCACCCTGGTGGCCACAACAGTAAGAGAAatagaaggacagggggagacagcatacacagggcattgtctccctcagtctggtagatggcagcaaccctggGTTGCAGCACTGCCACAGAGCAAGAATCCATTGGTTCAGTGCCGGCAAGTACTGGTAAGCACCTATGctaaaatgttactttaaaatgaaaatcttgaCTGCTGTGTGTTCTAAGTCctcagcatttttattttcaagccCAGACATCCCTCCTCCATGAACTATTTCAACCCATAGCTGTCCCTATACCCTTTTAGGGGTAATGGTTTTACATTCTGACTAATCGGCATAAaggtttgaaacattttttttcggGACAAAAACAAAgatctatatacatacacaatgtctgcatttgtttaaatgtaattctTCCAAAGAAAGGTAAAAAACTTACTTTCCAGACAACGATTCAATAGTTTTTGACATATTAGAGGTTGGTGAAGGTGTACAATGCAATTGTATTCCATTCAGTGCTGTGTCATCCAATAATCCTTCACCAGAGTCAACCTAGGGAGTTGTAATGAATGAAGAATAAAATGACAATCCTACATCACAAATTatgttcattttgcttttttatatagaTGAGAGAAATGCtaaaaatcaatcaatccatcGATTTCCTGATCCCACCTCTTTTATTAGATGGTAAGATGGATTCTGTTCCAGCAGCAATAGCAACAAAGGAAAGATGAGCCTTCAGTCCAATGCAGGAAATAACCCTTCtatttatttaacagtttttacaGTAGAAGCA containing:
- the LOC114653147 gene encoding vitelline membrane outer layer protein 1 homolog yields the protein MSTNQYSQLFYLICLCAFSCTQVFGYQSIISVNNGGLLGEWKFIEKCPKGWFARGFSLKVDSGEGLLDDTALNGIQLHCTPSPTSNMSKTIESLSGKWGSWTKSRWCHSGFLRGFVLQVQPPQGYGDDTAANNIMFTCSNYEILLGLGGNRGNWGIQSNFCGTGICGIQTRQESPQGFLNDDTALNDVRFYCCHDDDVH